The Vigna unguiculata cultivar IT97K-499-35 chromosome 6, ASM411807v1, whole genome shotgun sequence genome contains a region encoding:
- the LOC114188838 gene encoding uncharacterized protein LOC114188838 — MGNGLSMKLHKWSSPAFPEKIALICTCLTDKSKRSIFRLKVSPERVLLRLAESVCDHHPVRLFHMEVAAQRDAMNCFNFLQVRVVVDDTSQQTQYKGEDSLSDLCGRKSCFYEVMRKVESNGSVETVSWEFFHSYRVTLTRHIRYHVIIECDKETGIRANIRGPFECEGSVVREECPKGSPIQLVEKGKPSKAMRAFAESEFKGKEYILFACGASRNQSVNIVNTGAVFHGHGNASTYIDCKIDMQTSVENSPSS; from the exons ATGGGTAATGGATTGAGTATGAAACTTCATAAATGGTCAAGTCCTGCATTTCCTGAAAAGATTGCTCTCATATGCACTTGCCTCACCGACAAATCCAAGCGTAGCATTTTCCGTTTGAAAGTGAGTCCAGAAAGGGTGCTGTTGAGACTGGCAGAGTCTGTGTGTGATCATCATCCAGTTCGCTTATTTCACATGGAGGTCGCTGCTCAAAGAGACGCCATGAACTGTTTCAACTTTCTGCAAGTGAGAGTGGTCGTAGATGACACTTCTCAACAGACTCAGTACAAGG GAGAGGACTCTCTGAGCGATCTTTGTGGAAggaaaagttgtttttatgAAGTGATGCGGAAAGTTGAAAGCAACGGTTCTGTGGAGACGGTTTCTTGGGAGTTTTTTCACTCATATAGAGTGACTCTTACAAGGCATATCAGATATCATGTGATCATTGAGTGTGACAAAGAGACAGGAATTAGGGCAAACATTAGAGGCCCTTTCGAATGTGAGGGTTCAGTTGTAAGAGAAGAATGTCCAAAAGGGTCACCGATTCAGCTTGTGGAAAAAGGAAAGCCATCAAAAGCTATGAGAGCCTTCGCTGAGAGCGAGTTTAAAGGTAAAGAGTATATCCTCTTCGCATGTGGTGCTTCTCGTAATCAAAGTGTCAATATTGTTAACACAGGTGCAGTTTTTCATGGTCATGGTAATGCCTCAACGTACATAGATTGTAAGATTGATATGCAAACGTCTGTGGAAAATTCACCTTCATCGTGA
- the LOC114186966 gene encoding uncharacterized protein LOC114186966, which yields MMRRSDQICAPKIPTLVDLCVQTVIDNVRYLGDVGHVDQHLLERILPHCTVDQLMHVEKSTKGRDLSPITDKLWKRFFEKQFGINSTNEVMKRMKEKKVSFKWSQLYEAKGKEMAQVENEAFDRIKQLYKKVDARKQSRQVRPCTIVPPSSKRRFWGDNGPGYNVSNVKSNIMKKAKIEFMKSQEVKNIAAMKKNCIQRRQSSPSVTKNRNISGFGSSSKDTKSTKGYFKDSPKDRNVLH from the exons ATGATGAGAAGAAGTGATCAAATTTGTGCCCCTAAGATACCAACTCTGGTTGACCTTTGCGTTCAGACAGTGATAGATAATGTAAGGTACCTTGGCGATGTTGGTCATGTTGATCAGCATCTGCTTGAGCGAATCTTGCCACACTGCACTGTTGACCAGTTGATGCATGTGGAAAAGTCCACAAAG GGAAGAGATCTCAGCCCTATAACTGATAAGTTGTGGAAGAGGTTTTTTGAAAAGCAGTTTGGCATAAATTCCACCAATGAAGTGATGAAGaggatgaaagaaaagaaagtgtcATTTAAATGGAGTCAGTTGTACGAg GCAAAAGGAAAGGAAATGGCCCAGGTTGAGAATGAAGCATTTGATCGAATCAAGCAACTGTATAAAAAAGTAGATGCAA GAAAACAGAGCAGGCAAGTAAGGCCATGCACTATAGTTCCACCTTCAAGTAAAAGAAGATTTTGGGGAG ATAATGGACCTGGATATAATGTGTCAAATGTGAAGAGCAACATAATGAAGAAGGCGAAGATAGAATTTATGAAGAg tcAAGAGGTAAAGAATATTGCAGCAATGAAGAAAAATTGTATCCAGAGGCGTCAAAG TTCACCAAGTGTCACAAAAAACAGAAACATTTCTGGATTTGGTTCATCTTCCAAGGATACTAAATCTACAAAAGGATATTTTAAGGACAGCCCTAAGGATAGAAATGTCTTGCATTAA